The Mycolicibacterium insubricum DNA segment ATCGGCGGGAACCTCGCGGGCCCGGCTGCGAGCGCGCAGGCGGGCCGACAGCCGCGCCCGGAACACCGTCTCGGTCTCGGCCCAGCGCCGCCAGTAGCCGCGGCCGACGTTGGCACCGTGCAGCCAGATCTCCCCGACCGAGCCGTCCGCCAACTCCGCACCCGTGCGCGGATCGACGATCACCGCGTGCAGGTTGTTGGCGAGCCGTCCGCAGGAGACGTGCGGAACCGCCGCGGGGTCGTCGGCGTCGACCGGGACCGCGAATCCCCGGCCCAGCTCGACCCGGTCGAAGTGCCGAACCGAGGCGGGTTCCCCGGGCCCGGTGGTCGACACCATCAGGGTGGCCTCGGCGATCCCGTAGGAAGGTTTGATCGCGCTCGCCGGAAGCCCATGCGGCGCAAAAGCTTCGGTGAACAACTCGACCACGGAGAAGTTCACCGGCTCGGAGCCGATGATCATCGTCGCGAGGCTCAGGTCCACGACCTCGTCGCCGTCGGGCAGCCCGCGCTGCGCGGCCCATTCGTAGCCGAGATTGGGTGCCGCGGTGACCACCGGCCGGCCCAACCGGATCTCGTCGGACATCGCCTTGATCCAGCGCTTCGGCCGGCGGATGAACGCCGTCGGTGACATCAGCGTGGTGTGGCCGCCGTAGACGGTCGGAAAGCCGATCATCGACAGGCCCATGTCGTGATACAGCGGTAGCCAGCTGACCCCGTGGGTGTTGGTGTCGCTGAGGTCGATGGCCAGGATCATCTGGACCAGGTTGGTCACCATCGCGCGATGGGTGATCTCGATGCCGACCGGGGCGCGGGTTGCGCCGCCGCTGTACTGCAGGTGGCAGATATCGCCCATGTCGATGCTCACCGGGTTGAACTGCCGGGCAGCACTGTCGGGGAGCTCGTCGAGCAGCACGACCTGCGGGCGCGGCACCCCGGTGAGCCGGTCCAGGAAGCCCTCGATCAATTCCAGGGCCGGCCTGGTGGTCAGCACCACGGACGGGCGTGCGTCGCGCATCGCGGTGTCCAGGCGTTCCGCCTGCCCCGCCAGTTCGGGGGCGAACAGCGGGACAGCCACCATGCCCGCCTTGATCGCCCCGAAGAATCCGGTGATGTAGTCCAGCCCCTGCGGAGCCAGAACGGCCACCCGCTCACCGCGATGGGCGTGGCGCTGCACCGCCGCGGCGACCGCGGCCGCGCGCACCCCCACCTGGTTCCAGGTGATCTCGGAGACCACCCCGTCGGTGGTCCGGGAGAAGTCGATGTACCGGTAGGCCGTCTGGTTGCCGACGCTGTAGATGCACCGCTCGATCAGCATGTCGAGTGTCAGGGACGGCGGAACGACCACCAGCCCGTCGCCGTCGAGGCAGACGTCGACCTGCAGCAAACCGGGATACATGCCGGGAAGTCTATGGGCCGCCGGATTCGGTCCTCGATTCGGCCGCCGCCATCGTTACGCTCCGGTAGCTGCGCAAACGCAGGAATTCTTTCTTAGCAAAGCGTTAGTTGCTGCTCCCCAAGACCTTAAATTCGCCGCCTACCGTTCATGGAACAAGAGGTCAACGCACGGTAGACCTGTCGGCACACGGCTTCGAGAGCGAGGGCGGTTATGACTGGTTACGGAAATCCCGCAATTATCTGTGGTGGTGCCCAGATTCGGGTCCAGTGCCGCCACCTGGCGACGGTGGTCACCATTGCCGGTGTCCTCGATGCCAGCAATGCCGAACAGGCCATGAGCGCCACCCGGCGGTTCGTCATCGCCGAGAAGCCCGTCGTGCTGGATCTGACTGCGGTGGTCTCACCCGCTGATGACTACCTGCCGCTGCTGGAGTTCCTCGACGACACCTGCCACGCGGCCGGTGTCGAGTGGTTGCTGGTCACCTCCCCCGCCGTTGCTTCCCAGGTTCGGATCGGTGAAGACACCGCGGCCGGGGTCGGCATCGCCAATTCGGTCCCCGAGGCGCTGCAGTGGCTCGCCGACGGGGTTACGTTGCGCCGGAGGCTGCTGCTGTCGGTCCTGCACCGCACCGCATAACCACACTCAACGCGACTACGGAGCCAGCAGAATTCTGCTGAGCTCCGTAGTCGTTTTCACCCCGTCGTCATAGCCGCCATGGCCGCCGAGGGCGTTCATGATCGCCAGCGTGTAGCGCTGTCCGGGCCCGGCGAAGCCGACCGAATTGACCACCCAGCCGCCCTCTTCTGTCGACCAGCCGTTCTTGTTGCCCGGGGCCATCGCCGAGCCGGCTCCCCACACACCCCATTGCTGTTCCGGCCCGACCCGCTGCATCTCCGCCACGATCGCCGATGAATCAGCCGAATTCATCTGGGAAAGAATGTAATTCATCAGGTTGTCGAAGTCGTCGGCGGTGCCCTTCTGAAATCCCCAGTAGGGGTACATGGAGCCGAAGCCGGGCTGCGGAGCGACACCGGTCATGCCGAACACCGGGAAATCCGCGTTGAACACGGTGTGGTCGGGACCGCCGTACCGGGTCCACAGGGTGTCGGCCGCGTCGTTGTCGGAGTTGCGCAGCATCAACTGCATGAGCTTGCGGTCGTCGGCCGACAGGTGCAGTTTCCCGGCGCGTTCGCGGGCGAGCAGGTCGGCCACCATCGCGAGCTTGATCGTCGAGGCCGTCCAGATCGCCGTCCCCGCGTTGGAATTGCGGTAACGCGTACCGGTGGTCCGGTCGCGCAGCACGTAGCCGACGGTGCCGGGCCGGGTGGCCAGGTAGGCGTCCGCGGCGGAGATCCGTGACCGCAGGTCGCAGCCCGCACCCGTGGCGCGGACGCACTCGGCGCGGACCGGTGCCGCGGTGCCGGCCGCGATCACCGCACCGGTTCCCGACAGCGCCAGCGCGAGCACGGCGGTCAATGCCGCTCTGCTCACCCGACTCATGGCCGAATCGTAGAGGCGGCGTTCCCCCGCCCCGGGCACTGACACGCCCGGGTTGTGCGCGGAATCACCGACTCGGCTTTCGCCAGCACGGGCATGTAACCGGCGGGTCACGGTACCCTGGCGGGTATGGGGATTGACCGCGCGATTGTCCTGGGGGTGTCCGCGCTGTTCGCCGGTGCCGTGATCGCGACCGTACCCGCGTCGGCCGACCCGGACCCCTCACCGGGCCCCTCCCCGTCGCCGACCCCCGCGGCCACCCCGGCCGCCTCACCCTCGCCCAGCCCGTCGCCGTCGGGCAACCCGGGCGCCCCCAAGACCGTCATGGAGGCCGACGGGGTGTACAAGGTCGGCACCGACATCGTGCCGGGCAACTACAAGTCCGAGGGTCCCAAGGACGGCAAGCCCTGCTACTGGAAGCGCATCGGCGGCGACGACGGCGCGCAGATCCTGGACAACGCGCTGACCAAGAAGGCGCAGATCGTCACCATCGAGGCCACCGACAAGCAGTTCAAGACCAGTTCGTGCCAGACCTGGCAGTTGACCGACGAATCACCCCGCCGCAACCGGGGGCCGGCGGCATCCTCGTCGGGCTGGCGGGAATTATCGGGTCGAATCCACAACCACCGCGCTAGAAGGATATACTTAGCCCGTGAAAGTACTCGGTATCGCAGCGGTAGCAATTGCAGCGACGACGATCGGTTTCGCCGCCCCGGCACACGCCGAGGTGGACACCGACTTCGCGAACACACTGCACACCTACGGCATCTACGGTCAGCGGGATTACAACGCCTGGATCGCCAAGATCGCCTGCAAGCGCCTGAACAACGGCCAGGATCACGACGCCTACCAGTCGGCCGCCTTCGTCGGCAAGCAGCTCGACCGCAAGCTCAGTACCGAGCAGGTGTGGAAATTCCTGGGCCTGACGATCAGCACCTACTGCCCCGAACAGCAGCCGGTGCTCGACGCCGTCGCCGGACAGCACTGACCAAGGAGAACCGATGGCACGCAATCGCATGAAGACCTCGCTGCGCGTCGGCGCGGCTGCCGTGATGCTCGGCGCCGGTCTGGCGACCTCGGCCGCAGCCTCGGCCGACGCGACCGACGACTACCCGATCCCGAACCGGGTCCTCAAGACCCCGTGCACCGCTCAGCAGTACCTCGCAGCCGTCCGGGATACCCGGCCGATCTACTACGAGCGCTACATGATCGACTACAACAACAAGCCGGCCGCCGACCAGGACGCCGCCCGCGACCGCATCAACTGGTTCTTCTCGATGGACTACGCCGGTCGCCGGCAGTACTCGGAATCCACCGCCACCGACGCCTTCTTCGAGTCGATGGCGTGGCGCTGGCCGAACTGGGCGAAGCCGTTCTTCAACAACAAGGGTGTCGCCGCCGCGGCCACCGACGTCTGCCAGAACTACCCCGACGACTACTCGGTGTGGAACTGGGACACCGTCCCGCACTGATCGAAGCGCCAAAAAATCCCTGCCCCGTCGAGGGCAGGGAT contains these protein-coding regions:
- a CDS encoding DUF5078 domain-containing protein, with amino-acid sequence MARNRMKTSLRVGAAAVMLGAGLATSAAASADATDDYPIPNRVLKTPCTAQQYLAAVRDTRPIYYERYMIDYNNKPAADQDAARDRINWFFSMDYAGRRQYSESTATDAFFESMAWRWPNWAKPFFNNKGVAAAATDVCQNYPDDYSVWNWDTVPH
- a CDS encoding AMP-binding protein, with product MYPGLLQVDVCLDGDGLVVVPPSLTLDMLIERCIYSVGNQTAYRYIDFSRTTDGVVSEITWNQVGVRAAAVAAAVQRHAHRGERVAVLAPQGLDYITGFFGAIKAGMVAVPLFAPELAGQAERLDTAMRDARPSVVLTTRPALELIEGFLDRLTGVPRPQVVLLDELPDSAARQFNPVSIDMGDICHLQYSGGATRAPVGIEITHRAMVTNLVQMILAIDLSDTNTHGVSWLPLYHDMGLSMIGFPTVYGGHTTLMSPTAFIRRPKRWIKAMSDEIRLGRPVVTAAPNLGYEWAAQRGLPDGDEVVDLSLATMIIGSEPVNFSVVELFTEAFAPHGLPASAIKPSYGIAEATLMVSTTGPGEPASVRHFDRVELGRGFAVPVDADDPAAVPHVSCGRLANNLHAVIVDPRTGAELADGSVGEIWLHGANVGRGYWRRWAETETVFRARLSARLRARSRAREVPADAYWLRTGDLGFFVDGALFVPGRLVDLIEIDGVAHYPDDIELTAADASPLLRRGYVVAFPVPDGAGGEDVVIVCERAAGTARMDTEPEIDAVRNAVRSRHGLAVADIQVLPGGSIPRTTSGKLRRRACRAGYLDGSLGKKN
- a CDS encoding DUF732 domain-containing protein — its product is MKVLGIAAVAIAATTIGFAAPAHAEVDTDFANTLHTYGIYGQRDYNAWIAKIACKRLNNGQDHDAYQSAAFVGKQLDRKLSTEQVWKFLGLTISTYCPEQQPVLDAVAGQH
- a CDS encoding serine hydrolase, which translates into the protein MSRVSRAALTAVLALALSGTGAVIAAGTAAPVRAECVRATGAGCDLRSRISAADAYLATRPGTVGYVLRDRTTGTRYRNSNAGTAIWTASTIKLAMVADLLARERAGKLHLSADDRKLMQLMLRNSDNDAADTLWTRYGGPDHTVFNADFPVFGMTGVAPQPGFGSMYPYWGFQKGTADDFDNLMNYILSQMNSADSSAIVAEMQRVGPEQQWGVWGAGSAMAPGNKNGWSTEEGGWVVNSVGFAGPGQRYTLAIMNALGGHGGYDDGVKTTTELSRILLAP
- a CDS encoding STAS domain-containing protein, yielding MTGYGNPAIICGGAQIRVQCRHLATVVTIAGVLDASNAEQAMSATRRFVIAEKPVVLDLTAVVSPADDYLPLLEFLDDTCHAAGVEWLLVTSPAVASQVRIGEDTAAGVGIANSVPEALQWLADGVTLRRRLLLSVLHRTA